In the Mycolicibacterium thermoresistibile genome, one interval contains:
- a CDS encoding mannitol dehydrogenase family protein, translated as MKLNAANLSALSIPTPGYDRGQVRVGIVHFGVGGFHRAHQAMYLDRLLNDGLAGEWGICGVGVLPNDRRMQEALSRQDHLYTLMLAHPDGTREPRVIGSIVDFRYAPDDPEGVIELLADPAVRIISLTITEGGYNLRDSDAGFDIDNPAVQRDLTGDGPPATVFGLVAAGLARRRERGLPSPTIVSCDNIVENGDVARRVFTSYAELADPGLAQWMREHTRFPNSMVDRITPVTTPEVIDTLATDFDVEDSWPVVAEPFCMWVLEDDFADGRPPWERAGVKLVDDVRPYEAMKLRLLNAGHQSLCYFAYLSGYRLVHEAAQDPLFAEFLSRYMDSEAMPTLQPVPGLHEFKDQLIPRFANAHVRDTIARLCAESSDRIPKWLLPVIRDNLASGGPVRLAAATVASWARYAEGVDEQGEPIDVVDRLADTLIPIARSQRDNPPAFIENRAIFGDLVDQPRFVEAYRWALESLHRVGARATLEALLRERS; from the coding sequence ATGAAGCTGAACGCCGCCAACCTGTCCGCACTGTCGATCCCCACCCCGGGTTATGACCGCGGACAGGTGCGGGTCGGCATCGTGCACTTCGGCGTCGGCGGCTTCCACCGGGCGCATCAGGCCATGTATCTGGACCGGCTGCTCAACGACGGCCTCGCCGGCGAGTGGGGCATCTGCGGGGTCGGTGTACTGCCCAACGACCGCCGGATGCAGGAGGCGCTGAGCCGCCAGGACCACCTCTACACCCTGATGCTCGCCCACCCGGACGGCACCCGCGAACCGCGGGTCATCGGATCGATCGTCGACTTCCGCTACGCCCCAGACGATCCCGAGGGCGTGATCGAGTTGCTCGCCGATCCGGCGGTGCGGATCATCTCGCTGACCATCACCGAGGGCGGCTACAACCTCCGCGACAGCGACGCTGGGTTCGACATCGACAACCCCGCCGTGCAGCGGGACCTCACCGGTGACGGTCCCCCGGCGACGGTGTTCGGTCTGGTCGCGGCGGGGCTGGCGCGGCGCCGCGAGCGCGGACTGCCCTCGCCGACCATCGTGTCCTGCGACAACATCGTCGAGAACGGCGACGTCGCCCGCCGGGTGTTCACCTCATACGCCGAGCTCGCCGACCCCGGTTTGGCGCAGTGGATGCGCGAGCACACCCGGTTCCCGAACTCGATGGTCGACCGGATCACCCCGGTCACCACCCCCGAGGTGATCGACACCCTGGCCACGGATTTCGACGTCGAGGATTCCTGGCCGGTGGTCGCCGAACCGTTCTGCATGTGGGTGCTCGAGGACGACTTCGCCGACGGGCGCCCACCGTGGGAGCGGGCCGGGGTGAAACTGGTCGACGACGTCCGCCCGTACGAGGCGATGAAGCTGCGGCTGCTCAACGCCGGCCACCAGAGTCTGTGCTATTTCGCGTATCTTTCCGGGTATCGGCTGGTGCATGAGGCCGCGCAGGATCCGTTGTTCGCCGAATTCCTGTCCCGCTACATGGATTCAGAGGCGATGCCGACACTGCAACCGGTTCCCGGGCTGCACGAGTTCAAGGATCAGTTGATCCCGCGGTTCGCCAACGCCCACGTCCGCGACACCATCGCCCGGTTGTGCGCCGAATCGTCGGACCGGATCCCCAAATGGTTGTTGCCGGTGATCCGGGACAACCTGGCGTCCGGTGGCCCGGTGCGGCTTGCCGCCGCCACCGTGGCCAGTTGGGCCCGCTACGCCGAGGGGGTCGACGAGCAGGGTGAGCCGATCGATGTGGTGGACCGGTTGGCCGACACCCTGATCCCGATCGCCCGGTCCCAGCGGGACAATCCGCCGGCGTTCATCGAGAATCGGGCGATCTTCGGTGATCTGGTGGATCAGCCCCGATTCGTCGAGGCCTACCGGTGGGCGCTGGAGTCGCTGCACCGGGTGGGCGCGCGGGCCACGCTCGAAGCGCTGCTGCGGGAGCGGTCATGA
- a CDS encoding xylulokinase encodes MTLVAGIDSSTQSCKVLICDADTGAVVREGRAAHPDGTEIDPAFWESAAHDAVRAAGGLDDVAAVAVGAQQHGMVCLDEAGKVVRDALLWNDVRSAGAAAALVDELGGPQAWAEAVGVVPLAAITVAKLRWLADHEPQHADRTAAVCLPHDWLTWRLRGSTDIAELTTDRSDASGTGYYDASGDDYRLDLLELGLRGRRPHLPAVLGPSDATRGGDRVFGAGLGDNAAAALGLAAEPGDVIVSVGTSGVVSAVATAPVRDGTGFVAGFADGTGRHLPLVCTLNGARVLDAAAAMLQVDHAELSRLALSAPPGSEGLVLVPYLEGERTPNRPNASGALHGLRVSNATPANLARAAVEGLLCALADGIAHLTGHGIPLRRVLLIGGAARSEAVRAIAPQVFGVPVLVPDPAEYVALGAARQAAWALRGTPEPPSWQPPRTDRYEADPVPAVRERYAEVRDLTEGVE; translated from the coding sequence ATGACGCTCGTCGCCGGCATCGACTCGTCCACCCAGTCGTGCAAGGTGCTGATCTGTGATGCCGACACCGGCGCGGTAGTGCGGGAGGGCCGCGCCGCCCATCCCGACGGCACCGAGATCGACCCGGCGTTCTGGGAGTCCGCCGCCCACGACGCCGTCCGGGCAGCGGGCGGTCTCGACGATGTCGCCGCGGTCGCGGTGGGGGCACAGCAGCACGGCATGGTCTGCCTCGACGAGGCAGGCAAGGTGGTACGGGATGCGTTGTTGTGGAACGACGTCCGCTCCGCCGGCGCGGCCGCGGCACTGGTGGACGAGCTCGGCGGACCGCAGGCGTGGGCCGAGGCCGTCGGGGTGGTGCCGCTGGCCGCGATCACCGTCGCCAAGCTGCGGTGGCTGGCCGACCACGAGCCGCAGCACGCCGACCGCACCGCCGCGGTGTGCCTGCCGCACGACTGGCTGACCTGGCGGCTGCGCGGGTCCACCGACATCGCCGAGTTGACCACCGACCGCAGCGATGCCAGCGGCACCGGGTACTACGACGCGTCCGGCGACGACTACCGCCTCGACCTGTTGGAGCTCGGGCTGCGCGGGCGCCGACCACATCTGCCCGCGGTGCTCGGCCCGTCTGACGCCACCCGCGGCGGTGACCGGGTGTTCGGCGCCGGCCTGGGTGACAACGCCGCCGCCGCGTTGGGGCTGGCCGCCGAACCCGGGGACGTCATCGTCTCGGTGGGCACCTCGGGGGTGGTGTCGGCGGTGGCCACCGCACCGGTGCGCGACGGCACCGGGTTCGTCGCCGGTTTCGCCGACGGCACCGGGCGGCATCTGCCGCTGGTGTGCACGCTCAACGGCGCCCGGGTGCTCGACGCCGCGGCGGCCATGCTGCAGGTGGACCACGCCGAGCTGTCCCGGTTGGCGTTGTCCGCACCGCCCGGTAGCGAAGGACTGGTGCTGGTGCCGTATCTGGAGGGTGAACGAACCCCCAACCGGCCGAACGCCTCCGGGGCGCTGCACGGACTCCGGGTGTCCAATGCGACACCGGCGAACCTGGCGCGGGCCGCCGTCGAGGGCCTGCTGTGCGCCCTGGCCGACGGGATCGCACACCTGACCGGCCACGGCATCCCGCTGCGGCGGGTACTGCTGATCGGTGGCGCCGCCCGGTCGGAGGCGGTGCGGGCCATCGCCCCTCAGGTGTTCGGGGTGCCGGTGCTGGTGCCCGATCCGGCCGAGTACGTCGCACTCGGGGCGGCCCGGCAGGCGGCGTGGGCGCTGCGCGGGACACCTGAACCGCCTTCGTGGCAGCCGCCCCGCACCGATCGGTACGAGGCAGACCCGGTACCCGCGGTGCGGGAGCGCTATGCGGAGGTGCGCGACCTCACCGAGGGGGTGGAGTAG
- a CDS encoding NAD(P)-dependent alcohol dehydrogenase, whose amino-acid sequence MRAAVLVEPGRIEIAERPVPTPAPGDVLIRVRTVGVCGSDAHYYREGRIGEFVVEQPLILGHEAAGTIVAVGSGVPEDRIGQRVSIEPQRPDPNSEETRRGRYNLCPHMRFYGTPPVDGALCEYVTIGAAFAHPVPAEMTDNAAALCEPLSVAIATVDKAAVAGGSRVLIAGAGPIGLMTAQVARAYGATDIVVTDLDPHRRRLAHRFGATTTLDPQTDDVTGLRVDAFIDASGAPAAVMSGLAAVRPAGRAVLVGMGAETMELPVQTIQNRELILTGVFRYANTWPAAIALIRTGRVDVDALITGRYPLEKTAEALESDRIPGNIKSVVEVGTS is encoded by the coding sequence ATGCGGGCCGCAGTGCTCGTCGAGCCGGGGCGCATCGAGATCGCCGAACGTCCGGTACCGACACCCGCGCCCGGTGATGTGCTGATCCGGGTGAGAACGGTCGGGGTGTGCGGCTCGGACGCGCATTACTACCGCGAAGGCCGCATCGGCGAGTTCGTCGTCGAACAGCCGCTGATCCTCGGCCACGAGGCCGCCGGCACCATCGTCGCGGTCGGGTCGGGCGTGCCGGAAGACCGGATCGGACAACGGGTTTCCATCGAACCGCAGCGACCCGACCCGAACAGCGAGGAAACCCGCCGCGGCCGCTACAACCTGTGCCCGCACATGCGGTTCTACGGCACCCCGCCGGTGGACGGCGCGCTGTGCGAATACGTCACGATCGGTGCGGCGTTCGCGCATCCGGTGCCCGCCGAGATGACCGACAATGCCGCGGCGTTGTGCGAACCGCTGTCGGTGGCCATCGCCACGGTCGACAAGGCCGCCGTCGCCGGCGGGTCGCGGGTGCTCATCGCCGGCGCGGGTCCGATCGGCCTGATGACCGCCCAGGTGGCCCGCGCGTACGGGGCGACCGACATCGTCGTCACCGACCTCGATCCGCACCGCCGCAGGCTGGCGCATCGTTTCGGCGCCACCACGACGCTGGATCCGCAGACCGACGACGTCACCGGGCTGCGGGTCGACGCGTTCATCGACGCCTCCGGCGCCCCGGCCGCCGTGATGTCGGGGCTGGCGGCGGTGCGCCCGGCCGGCCGGGCGGTGCTGGTCGGCATGGGCGCCGAGACCATGGAACTGCCGGTACAGACGATCCAGAACCGGGAGTTGATCCTCACCGGCGTCTTCCGCTACGCCAACACCTGGCCCGCCGCGATCGCGCTGATCCGCACGGGAAGGGTCGACGTCGACGCGTTGATCACCGGCCGCTATCCGCTCGAGAAGACCGCTGAAGCACTGGAATCCGACCGGATTCCCGGAAACATCAAGTCCGTCGTCGAAGTGGGGACGTCATGA
- a CDS encoding DUF3320 domain-containing protein: protein MSVDGDDFHSTVGEALGILIEGLSPFVEQVFSGVLPSGSEWVDILRKKDSATGRRTDKYRSRDLSLMLRAMTERLGDLGYPFSGRLSRQAQACASELREVRNRWAHNEAFTAQEAYRAIDSAELLLRSIGRNSEADRIALLKPPPTVPAAGTRSLPPSEVAPRSQSASPGAGGGPRIEIHAVPDLSYAMAHCRIPVIDHITVENTGADVRGAKVEVDVVSADGSHGGPREVFVDLSAEKPTILRTVDLQLDPASMLSVEDQRPGAIRVVLRTAAGERLAEATQEVNILAANQWKATPLQLAMEMLAAHVQPNSPAIAELMTDVSDRLHALTGNSAIDGYQSENPERVDAIAEAVFDAMRARDIRYAEPPASWGTDGQKVRTPADVLEGRLGTCLDTTLTMAAALEQAGINSTIWVLNGHAFLGYWRTDSALSMVSSTEVLDVVNQVDLGNIRLVETTMVTQADNGPTFADATTAPRVRHLSGDLSNILGVTDVRQARQAQIHPLPSRTVDADGTVVVTHYRPGAGPTIAPYVAGEKERREATVEDVPPRITQWKNALLDLSLRNKLINYTERAGYRIEVPGPALARLEDAVNASTPISLLASDAVKSVDAARGIRYGRDLPESERELLLAEKRLAYIDITEASYKGKLRYLAYKAKTIVEETGANNLYLAFGMLNWRFNDRDLRSPLVLVPVTLSTTNRGERYVITIDEAGISTPNYCLIEKLRMAFGLEIPELANPVEDESGIDLEEAFNGVRRAVARAELPFRVEDSVHLSILHFAKFPLWKDLDESWRELSQNSLVKHLIETPVEPYVDPVSEPPQVDLDELGSSVPVPADSSQLTAVAEAVAGRTFVLEGPPGTGKSQTITNLLAHAMASGRRVLFVAEKRAALDVVKKRLEEVGLGALSLDLHDKSARPAAVRAQIKAALDLRISHDAELLKTSTHAAESSRRTLARYAERLHEPNAANKSLYTARSSELATDPDVPTLDVPRDLVANGPQETLDKIAAVLRTLPEKADLARPSASHPWGFIDDLPADGLDPRAIHEAAVEFDQALQQIARTPVDFDSVARTVDPVDLDIWATLAPMPRYPLEALDQLHRAGWTRDTNGIAALLQELAQSQPEWKATAGPTAMDLDIPAIHHDAQAADESGFFGRKKRRRAVLARLTEVLTVDPASIKLKTLSRLTADMAESFAAVEDLRSRVTALPVRLVDEPVNPFIPEQVERLDTRLGQLKWLVQTLCTDPDQEPVRVMRRYYASSEAGVGAGELRRLTTAWRHLEKVTAVPLERQHAWAGEDSFITRWCATRSARRVESSASIERWVDLLEHLEPLRAAGMGQARRALLTGEVSAEDASLAFDRGIAVASIDERLEASALMDFDLNAHTKTIQRFVKSTKAVRDELRRAIPAKLLNERRFDANTSSGQIGALRRQLDRRRGGMGVRALIENFGELITQILPCTLMSPDSVARFFPAKSGYFDIVVFDEASQIRVADAVGAMGRAKSVVVVGDSKQMPPTSFAEVSVTVDEDEDHSPDVVIDEESILSECVQARVPRQWLSWHYRSQDEALIAFSNYHYYDGRLASFPAPLPAKGSPGAGYGLSLVRVDGHFERSRRGKTLRTNRVEAERIVEDILYRFSASPDRAPSLGVITFNAQQRDLIENLLRDAGDDRVLRALDEPDGLFVKNLENVQGDERDTILFSVAFSANDKGVVPLNFGPLSRPGGERRLNVAVTRARREVVLYASFDPSDLRAEETSQVGTKHLKAYLEMAAQGVDTVTEGGRRQPVIDRHRDDIANALREAGLPVSTDVGLSDFRVDIVISDPEQPDQPLVAVLLDGTEWFGRRTVADRDGLPVDVLERLMKWPAVERVWLPEWLDHRTETINRLRDAVDEAKRELARREVVPDPESEQLVSPPTQVLKTDTSTAAVVADGKRRQYAALKSAPAASVSTQQREPKRHPMIQPFREFVPRRAGDVETLDRSREGWASTRIKAVIAEVIDAEGPIHQDRLARLVAKAFGLSRVNDDRRRSIQRLVPAEYRRKTGEKFYWPKDIDPAAWRVVRQPEGGASRPLEEISLIEIGNAMLVVAEQSGGIGSDELLREALNLLGGKRITQSIRSRLDAALSKAVERGLLRESESGLIHRA from the coding sequence ATGTCCGTCGACGGCGACGACTTCCACTCGACCGTCGGTGAGGCTCTCGGTATCCTCATCGAGGGTCTGAGTCCGTTCGTCGAACAGGTATTTTCCGGCGTCTTGCCGTCCGGCTCGGAGTGGGTCGACATCCTGCGGAAGAAGGATTCGGCAACCGGCCGGCGAACCGACAAATACCGGAGTCGAGATCTTTCGCTGATGTTGCGGGCGATGACCGAGCGGCTCGGCGATCTGGGGTACCCGTTCAGCGGTCGTCTGTCACGTCAGGCGCAGGCGTGCGCCAGCGAACTGCGCGAGGTGCGGAACCGCTGGGCACACAACGAAGCGTTCACGGCTCAGGAGGCCTACCGAGCGATCGACTCGGCTGAACTGTTGCTGCGGTCGATCGGGCGGAACAGCGAAGCCGATCGGATCGCGTTACTGAAGCCACCACCCACGGTGCCGGCCGCAGGCACCCGATCGTTACCACCTTCCGAGGTTGCGCCGAGGTCGCAGTCAGCTTCTCCAGGGGCTGGCGGCGGGCCGCGCATCGAGATCCACGCCGTCCCGGACCTCAGCTACGCGATGGCGCATTGCCGCATCCCGGTGATCGACCACATCACCGTCGAGAACACAGGTGCGGATGTTCGTGGCGCCAAAGTCGAGGTCGACGTCGTCAGCGCCGACGGGTCGCACGGCGGCCCGCGGGAGGTGTTCGTGGATCTCTCGGCTGAGAAACCCACGATCCTGCGCACCGTCGATCTGCAGCTGGATCCGGCGTCCATGTTGAGTGTGGAGGATCAACGCCCCGGTGCGATCCGGGTGGTGCTGCGCACCGCGGCGGGTGAACGCCTTGCCGAGGCGACTCAGGAAGTCAACATTCTGGCCGCCAATCAATGGAAAGCCACACCTTTGCAGCTCGCCATGGAGATGCTGGCGGCCCATGTGCAGCCGAACTCACCGGCAATCGCCGAGTTGATGACCGATGTGTCCGACCGGTTGCACGCGTTGACGGGCAACTCCGCGATCGACGGCTACCAGAGTGAAAACCCCGAAAGGGTCGACGCGATCGCGGAAGCCGTGTTCGACGCGATGCGGGCGCGAGACATCCGATACGCCGAGCCGCCGGCGAGCTGGGGGACCGACGGGCAGAAGGTCCGCACGCCGGCCGACGTGCTGGAAGGCCGGCTGGGCACCTGTCTCGACACCACGTTGACGATGGCGGCAGCCCTGGAACAGGCTGGTATCAACTCCACGATCTGGGTGCTGAACGGCCACGCTTTCCTGGGATACTGGCGCACTGATTCGGCGCTCAGCATGGTGTCGAGCACTGAGGTTCTCGACGTCGTCAATCAAGTCGACCTCGGCAATATCCGGCTGGTCGAGACCACGATGGTCACCCAGGCCGACAACGGCCCGACCTTCGCAGACGCCACCACCGCGCCGCGCGTCCGGCACCTGTCCGGTGACCTCTCCAACATCCTCGGAGTCACCGATGTCCGGCAGGCGCGGCAGGCGCAGATCCATCCGCTGCCCAGCCGGACGGTCGACGCCGATGGAACCGTCGTCGTCACGCACTACCGACCCGGCGCCGGGCCGACCATCGCTCCCTACGTCGCGGGGGAGAAGGAACGGCGTGAGGCGACGGTGGAGGATGTCCCGCCGCGAATCACCCAGTGGAAGAACGCGCTGCTCGACCTGAGCTTGCGTAACAAGCTCATCAACTACACCGAACGTGCCGGCTATCGCATCGAGGTGCCCGGACCGGCGTTGGCGCGTCTGGAGGACGCGGTCAATGCCTCGACACCGATCAGTCTGTTGGCATCTGACGCGGTGAAGAGCGTCGATGCGGCGCGGGGCATTCGGTACGGACGCGACCTGCCCGAAAGTGAACGCGAACTGCTGCTGGCCGAGAAACGGCTCGCCTACATTGACATCACCGAGGCCTCCTACAAGGGCAAGCTGCGGTACCTGGCCTACAAGGCCAAGACCATCGTCGAGGAGACCGGTGCCAACAATCTCTACTTGGCGTTCGGCATGCTCAACTGGCGGTTCAACGACCGCGATCTGCGTTCGCCACTGGTGCTGGTGCCGGTCACGCTCAGCACAACCAACCGCGGTGAACGCTATGTGATCACCATCGATGAGGCTGGGATCTCAACTCCGAATTACTGCCTCATCGAGAAGTTGCGGATGGCATTCGGGTTGGAGATCCCGGAACTTGCCAATCCGGTCGAGGACGAGTCGGGTATCGATCTGGAAGAGGCTTTCAACGGAGTGCGGCGCGCGGTCGCCCGAGCGGAGTTGCCCTTCCGCGTCGAAGATTCCGTCCATTTGTCCATCCTGCATTTCGCGAAGTTCCCGCTGTGGAAAGACCTCGACGAGTCGTGGCGGGAGCTGTCCCAGAACAGCCTGGTCAAACATCTCATCGAGACGCCGGTGGAACCCTACGTCGATCCGGTGAGCGAGCCTCCTCAGGTTGATCTCGACGAACTGGGGTCCTCGGTGCCGGTGCCGGCGGACTCTTCTCAGTTGACCGCTGTCGCTGAGGCGGTCGCAGGGCGAACCTTCGTTCTCGAGGGACCGCCGGGAACCGGGAAGTCACAGACGATCACGAACTTGCTGGCGCACGCGATGGCCTCTGGTCGGCGGGTCCTGTTCGTCGCGGAAAAGCGTGCGGCCCTCGACGTCGTGAAGAAGCGTCTGGAAGAAGTCGGCCTCGGTGCGCTGTCGCTCGATCTGCACGACAAATCAGCGCGTCCCGCCGCTGTTCGCGCGCAGATCAAAGCGGCGTTGGACCTTCGGATCAGCCACGATGCGGAATTGCTGAAGACCAGCACCCACGCGGCCGAATCCAGTCGCAGAACTCTTGCCCGCTACGCCGAACGTCTGCATGAGCCCAACGCGGCGAACAAGTCGCTCTATACGGCACGCTCATCCGAACTGGCCACCGACCCGGATGTACCGACCCTGGACGTTCCCCGCGATCTCGTGGCGAACGGACCTCAGGAGACACTCGACAAGATCGCAGCCGTGCTGCGGACGCTTCCGGAGAAGGCCGACCTTGCGAGGCCGAGTGCTTCGCACCCCTGGGGGTTCATCGATGACCTGCCTGCGGACGGGTTGGATCCCCGGGCGATTCACGAAGCGGCGGTGGAGTTCGATCAGGCACTACAACAGATAGCCCGGACCCCAGTCGATTTCGACAGTGTCGCTCGGACGGTGGACCCAGTCGACCTCGACATCTGGGCCACGCTGGCGCCGATGCCGCGGTATCCGCTCGAAGCGCTCGACCAACTGCACCGAGCCGGGTGGACCCGCGACACGAACGGAATAGCGGCGCTACTCCAGGAGCTCGCGCAATCCCAGCCGGAGTGGAAGGCGACCGCCGGCCCGACAGCGATGGATCTGGATATCCCGGCTATCCACCACGACGCCCAAGCCGCCGACGAGTCGGGATTCTTTGGTCGCAAGAAGCGCCGGCGTGCGGTGCTGGCCCGGTTGACCGAGGTGCTGACCGTCGACCCGGCGTCCATAAAGCTGAAGACGCTGTCCCGGCTCACCGCGGATATGGCGGAATCGTTTGCAGCGGTGGAAGACCTGCGTTCACGAGTCACGGCTCTCCCGGTTCGGCTCGTCGATGAGCCGGTCAACCCGTTCATCCCCGAGCAGGTCGAACGGCTCGACACCCGGTTGGGGCAGCTGAAGTGGCTGGTACAGACGCTGTGCACTGATCCGGACCAGGAACCGGTGCGCGTGATGCGCCGCTACTATGCGAGCAGCGAGGCCGGAGTCGGAGCCGGTGAACTTCGGCGATTGACCACCGCGTGGCGTCATCTGGAGAAGGTCACCGCCGTGCCATTGGAGCGTCAGCACGCATGGGCCGGCGAGGATTCGTTCATTACCCGCTGGTGCGCGACCCGGAGTGCCCGTCGCGTGGAGAGCTCGGCGTCGATCGAGCGGTGGGTCGACCTGTTAGAGCACCTGGAGCCGTTACGGGCAGCAGGAATGGGGCAGGCGCGTCGCGCGCTGCTCACCGGCGAGGTATCCGCGGAGGACGCGAGCCTGGCATTCGACCGCGGTATCGCCGTCGCCTCGATCGACGAGCGGCTCGAGGCCAGCGCCCTGATGGACTTCGACCTCAACGCCCACACCAAGACCATTCAGCGCTTCGTCAAGAGCACCAAGGCTGTTCGTGACGAGCTGCGCCGCGCGATCCCGGCGAAGCTGTTGAACGAACGCAGGTTCGACGCGAACACCTCCAGCGGGCAGATTGGCGCGTTGCGCCGCCAGTTGGACCGTCGGCGCGGCGGCATGGGCGTGCGAGCGTTGATCGAGAACTTCGGCGAGCTGATCACGCAGATCCTGCCGTGCACGCTGATGAGTCCCGACTCGGTGGCGAGATTCTTTCCGGCAAAATCCGGATATTTCGACATCGTTGTGTTCGACGAGGCTTCGCAGATCCGCGTCGCGGATGCGGTCGGCGCGATGGGACGGGCCAAGTCAGTGGTCGTCGTCGGAGACAGCAAACAGATGCCGCCCACCAGCTTCGCCGAGGTCAGCGTCACGGTCGACGAGGACGAGGACCACAGCCCCGACGTGGTGATCGATGAGGAGTCGATCCTCAGCGAGTGCGTTCAGGCGAGGGTGCCTCGACAGTGGTTGTCCTGGCATTACCGAAGCCAGGACGAAGCGCTGATCGCGTTCAGCAACTACCACTACTACGACGGGCGACTGGCGTCCTTCCCGGCGCCGTTGCCGGCGAAAGGTTCACCTGGCGCCGGATACGGTCTCTCATTGGTACGGGTGGACGGACACTTCGAGCGGTCCAGACGAGGAAAGACGCTGCGCACTAACCGCGTCGAGGCGGAACGGATTGTCGAGGACATCCTGTATCGGTTCAGTGCCTCACCGGACCGCGCGCCGTCGCTGGGTGTGATCACGTTCAACGCTCAGCAGCGTGATCTGATCGAGAACCTGTTGCGCGATGCCGGCGACGACCGGGTCCTGCGGGCACTCGACGAACCGGATGGCCTGTTCGTCAAGAATCTCGAGAACGTGCAGGGCGATGAGCGGGACACCATTTTGTTCTCGGTCGCGTTCAGCGCTAACGACAAAGGTGTGGTGCCGCTGAATTTCGGACCGCTGTCACGGCCCGGCGGAGAACGGCGGTTGAATGTGGCGGTGACCCGCGCCCGTCGCGAGGTGGTGCTGTACGCCAGCTTCGATCCATCGGATCTGCGTGCCGAGGAGACCTCCCAGGTCGGTACCAAACACCTCAAGGCGTACTTGGAAATGGCCGCACAGGGCGTTGACACCGTCACCGAGGGCGGACGGCGTCAACCGGTCATCGACAGACACCGTGACGACATCGCGAACGCGTTGCGCGAAGCAGGATTACCGGTGTCGACCGACGTCGGCTTGTCTGATTTCCGGGTCGACATCGTCATCTCGGACCCCGAACAGCCCGATCAGCCGTTGGTCGCTGTCCTGTTGGACGGCACTGAGTGGTTCGGACGGAGAACAGTTGCCGACCGGGATGGTTTGCCGGTGGACGTTCTCGAAAGGCTCATGAAGTGGCCGGCAGTGGAGCGCGTGTGGCTGCCTGAATGGCTCGATCACCGCACAGAGACGATCAACCGACTGCGTGACGCCGTCGATGAGGCGAAAAGGGAACTCGCACGGCGGGAGGTTGTGCCGGATCCGGAATCCGAGCAGTTGGTGTCACCGCCGACGCAAGTGCTGAAAACGGACACAAGCACCGCCGCTGTGGTGGCTGACGGAAAGCGCAGACAATATGCGGCGCTGAAGTCCGCTCCCGCCGCGTCAGTGTCCACACAGCAACGGGAGCCGAAACGGCATCCGATGATTCAGCCGTTCCGAGAGTTCGTGCCGCGGAGGGCAGGCGATGTCGAGACGCTGGACAGGTCGAGGGAGGGCTGGGCGTCAACTCGGATCAAGGCTGTCATCGCCGAGGTGATCGACGCCGAAGGGCCCATTCATCAGGATCGGCTGGCGCGCTTGGTGGCCAAAGCGTTCGGATTGAGCCGGGTGAACGATGACCGTCGGCGTTCCATTCAGCGGCTGGTACCTGCCGAATATCGGCGTAAGACCGGGGAGAAGTTCTATTGGCCCAAGGACATCGACCCAGCTGCGTGGCGTGTCGTGCGGCAACCCGAGGGCGGCGCGAGTAGGCCACTCGAAGAAATCAGCCTGATCGAGATCGGCAACGCGATGTTGGTGGTCGCGGAGCAGTCGGGCGGTATCGGTTCCGATGAGCTCCTGCGCGAGGCACTCAATCTCCTTGGTGGAAAAAGGATCACGCAGTCGATTCGCAGTCGGTTGGATGCGGCATTGTCGAAGGCGGTCGAGCGAGGGTTGTTGCGTGAGTCAGAATCGGGACTCATTCACCGAGCGTGA